In a single window of the Arachis hypogaea cultivar Tifrunner chromosome 6, arahy.Tifrunner.gnm2.J5K5, whole genome shotgun sequence genome:
- the LOC112755666 gene encoding probable indole-3-pyruvate monooxygenase YUCCA4: protein MRTSSSSCSLECVEGPIIVGAGPSGIAVAACLSQYSIPSIILERSHCIASLWQNKTYDRLKLHLPKNFCQLPLMGFPQTFPKYPTKYQFISYMDSYASHFKVQPRFNQTVHVAEFDPSSQIWLVRTQDSLYLSPWLIVATGENAEPMIPKILGIDKFHGAVVHTSAYKSGDAYKNKKVLVIGCGNSGMEVSLDLCRHNAKPYMVARNTVHVLPREILGISSFGIAMALYKWFPLKIVDKFLLLVANMMLGNTSHYGIRRPKTGPIELKLATGKTPVLDVGQVAQIKSGNIKVMEGVKEITRNGAKFVDGQEKEFDAIILATGYKSNVPTWLKSCDFFTEDGMPKTPFPNGWKGKHGLYTVGFTRRGLSGTSSDAVKIANDIADQWKTLKKDNNNNSHIIQLNNS, encoded by the exons ATGAGAACTTCATCATCTTCTTGTTCTCTAGAGTGTGTTGAAGGGCCAATCATAGTAGGAGCAGGACCCTCCGGCATAGCCGTAGCCGCCTGTCTATCTCAGTACTCCATTCCTTCAATAATCTTAGAGCGAAGCCACTGCATCGCTTCGCTCTGGCAAAACAAAACCTACGACCGCCTCAAACTCCATCTCCCTAAAAATTTCTGCCAACTCCCTCTAATGGGGTTCCCACAAACCTTCCCAAAGTACCCAACCAAGTACCAGTTCATCTCCTACATGGACTCCTACGCTTCCCATTTCAAGGTTCAACCCAGGTTCAACCAGACAGTCCACGTGGCCGAGTTTGATCCCTCTTCCCAGATTTGGCTCGTTAGGACCCAAGACTCTCTCTACCTTTCCCCTTGGCTCATTGTAGCTACCGGAGAAAATGCCGAACCTATGATTCCCAAGATTCTCGGCATCGACAAGTTTCATGGTGCTGTTGTTCATACTAGCGCGTATAAATCTGGTGACGCTTATAAGAACAAGAAGGTTTTGGTTATTGGTTGTGGAAATTCTGGCATGGAAGTTAGCTTGGATCTTTGTAGACACAATGCTAAGCCTTACATGGTTGCAAGAAATACG GTACATGTTCTCCCTAGGGAGATTTTGGGAATATCATCATTTGGAATAGCAATGGCACTATACAAATGGTTTCCACTAAAAATAGTAGACAAGTTTCTGTTGTTGGTGGCAAACATGATGTTGGGAAACACAAGTCATTATGGCATAAGAAGGCCCAAAACAGGTCCAATTGAACTTAAACTTGCCACAGGAAAAACCCCTGTTCTTGATGTTGGTCAAGTAGCACAAATCAAATCCGGTAACATTAAG GTGATGGAAGGTGTGAAGGAGATAACAAGAAATGGTGCCAAATTTGTGGATGGACAAGAAAAGGAATTCGATGCTATAATATTGGCAACGGGATACAAGAGCAACGTGCCTACTTGGCTCAag AGTTGTGATTTCTTCACGGAAGATGGAATGCCGAAAACGCCCTTCCCTAATGGTTGGAAAGGGAAGCATGGATTGTACACAGTTGGATTCACAAGAAGGGGCCTTTCTGGAACTTCCTCAGATGCAGTCAAGATTGCTAATGACATTGCTGATCAATGGAAAACCCTTAaaaaggacaacaacaacaattcacaTATCATCCAACTCAACAATTCCTAG